Proteins encoded by one window of Thermococcus sp. Bubb.Bath:
- a CDS encoding translation initiation factor IF-6: MHIERLDFENSPYLGVYGLATDRVVLVREGLGEKKLEVLRDVLKVPLIETSIMKSRIVGIFAAGNSNAILVPWYIWDSELDHINASLKEQGVDMEVIPFRNTLTALGNLILANDKAALVSAKFKREDVKAIEDALGVEVERGMIGDYHAVGSAGVVTNRGGLVHPEASDEELEWLRDLFKVDVYVGTANMGVPFVGSCMLANSNGVVVGHLTTGPEIVKIEEALGFLD; the protein is encoded by the coding sequence ATGCACATAGAGAGACTCGATTTTGAGAACTCACCGTACCTCGGCGTTTATGGTCTCGCCACGGACAGGGTAGTCCTAGTTAGGGAGGGTCTCGGGGAGAAAAAGCTTGAGGTTCTCCGGGACGTTCTGAAGGTCCCCCTGATAGAGACCAGCATTATGAAGTCCCGGATAGTCGGGATATTCGCCGCCGGCAACTCCAACGCCATCCTGGTCCCCTGGTACATCTGGGACTCGGAGCTGGACCACATAAACGCCTCCCTTAAAGAGCAGGGAGTAGACATGGAAGTTATCCCCTTCAGGAACACACTGACCGCCCTCGGCAACCTCATACTGGCCAACGATAAGGCCGCCCTTGTGAGCGCCAAGTTCAAGAGGGAGGACGTGAAGGCCATCGAGGACGCGCTCGGCGTGGAGGTCGAGAGGGGTATGATAGGGGACTACCACGCAGTTGGGAGCGCCGGCGTAGTGACGAACAGAGGCGGGCTCGTTCACCCGGAGGCAAGCGATGAGGAGCTCGAATGGCTCCGCGACCTTTTTAAGGTGGACGTCTACGTTGGAACCGCCAACATGGGTGTGCCCTTCGTGGGTTCGTGCATGCTCGCGAACTCAAATGGAGTTGTTGTTGGACACCTGACAACAGGTCCCGAAATCGTCAAGATTGAGGAGGCACTTGGATTCCTAGACTGA
- a CDS encoding 50S ribosomal protein L31e — MPIKAGEEVIFVVPINKIKKRVPRWKRAPRAARFVREWIARHAKADEVIIGTDVNEKIWERGIKKPPSKLRVKVVVEEEDGKRTAKVSLA, encoded by the coding sequence ATGCCGATTAAAGCTGGAGAGGAAGTTATATTCGTCGTTCCGATAAACAAGATTAAGAAGAGGGTTCCGCGCTGGAAGAGGGCCCCCAGGGCCGCTCGCTTCGTCCGCGAGTGGATAGCTAGGCATGCCAAGGCAGACGAGGTCATCATCGGCACCGACGTCAACGAGAAGATCTGGGAGAGGGGAATCAAGAAGCCGCCGAGCAAGCTCCGCGTTAAGGTCGTCGTTGAGGAAGAGGACGGCAAGAGGACCGCCAAGGTCTCCCTCGCTTGA
- the rpl18a gene encoding 50S ribosomal protein L18Ae, translating to MEVKVFRVKGTFERNGKVEKFTKEYRALKEEHVKELVYSEVGSKHRVPRTKVWIESIEEIKPEDAQDPVVRKLSLEL from the coding sequence ATGGAGGTTAAGGTTTTCCGCGTCAAGGGAACTTTCGAGAGGAACGGCAAGGTTGAGAAGTTCACCAAAGAGTACCGCGCTCTCAAGGAGGAGCACGTGAAGGAGCTCGTTTACTCGGAAGTCGGGAGCAAGCACAGGGTTCCAAGAACCAAGGTCTGGATTGAGAGCATCGAGGAGATAAAGCCAGAAGATGCCCAGGATCCCGTCGTTAGGAAGCTCAGCCTTGAGCTCTGA
- a CDS encoding SWIM zinc finger domain-containing protein, protein MDGEALYLSGRVLWVVKSGEELHAKVLNDYPYYVRINLKTGENICTCPSGGNCEHVKATKLAYERGFYFDCPDGGMFPEACALSMLNEVPELGLEVTLKELRHALETDESGSTAAMLLLRATDLVERTKSWRKIPVLEDAMEEYSSLFPDYNLTERLKSRINLLLNKRSREEG, encoded by the coding sequence ATGGACGGCGAAGCCCTTTACCTTTCTGGAAGGGTTCTCTGGGTGGTTAAGAGCGGGGAAGAACTCCACGCCAAGGTTCTGAACGATTATCCATATTACGTTCGGATTAACCTCAAAACCGGTGAAAACATCTGCACCTGCCCTTCGGGGGGCAACTGCGAACATGTAAAAGCTACAAAGCTCGCATACGAGCGCGGTTTTTACTTCGACTGTCCCGATGGCGGGATGTTTCCGGAGGCGTGTGCGCTTTCTATGCTCAACGAAGTCCCGGAGCTGGGGCTGGAAGTTACCCTGAAGGAGCTTAGACACGCTCTGGAAACTGACGAGAGCGGGAGCACCGCGGCCATGCTCTTGCTACGAGCCACCGACCTCGTGGAGCGGACCAAATCCTGGAGAAAAATCCCCGTTCTAGAGGACGCAATGGAAGAATACTCCTCTCTCTTTCCTGATTACAACCTCACGGAAAGGCTTAAATCAAGAATTAACCTCCTTCTAAATAAACGCTCTAGAGAGGAAGGGTGA